The bacterium genome window below encodes:
- a CDS encoding EthD domain-containing protein, with the protein MIKLVFCCRRKPELSREEFLVRWKDVHGPLVRKIKESALPSMKRYVQSHSLPDELSAPVQQSRGALPPFDGITEVWFDDLESMAGDGGEAAIAGAKALLEDEAKFLDLPSCHVFLTEEHEIF; encoded by the coding sequence ATGATCAAGCTCGTCTTCTGTTGCCGTCGCAAGCCGGAGCTCAGCCGCGAGGAGTTCCTCGTCCGTTGGAAGGACGTCCACGGTCCGCTCGTCCGGAAGATCAAGGAATCCGCGCTTCCGTCCATGAAGCGCTACGTCCAGAGTCACTCGCTCCCCGACGAGCTGAGCGCGCCGGTCCAGCAGTCCCGCGGCGCGCTGCCGCCCTTCGACGGGATCACCGAGGTCTGGTTCGACGACCTCGAATCGATGGCGGGCGACGGAGGCGAGGCGGCGATTGCCGGCGCGAAGGCGCTGCTCGAGGACGAAGCGAAGTTCCTCGATCTGCCGAGCTGCCACGTGTTCCTGACCGAGGAGCACGAGATTTTCTGA
- a CDS encoding SDR family oxidoreductase, giving the protein MGVLDGKVAIVTGGARGVGRGISLAFAKEGATVVMAEVNPETGPATEKEIRALGRSALWIECDVTKKSDVEETVDRAVREFGGIDILVNCATGARPDTAFRTFLEHTDDQVELQLGVEVWGAFWFMQRCHPHLKASGDGRVINLCSMAGTERVPGFMIYAASKEALRAMSGIAAREWGADGIHVNVLCPTADTEATIRFREENPEAAEESLRGVALGRRGDCEADIGRAAVFLAGPDSSFMSGQTVHVDGGAVIHA; this is encoded by the coding sequence ATGGGCGTACTCGACGGGAAGGTGGCGATCGTGACCGGCGGCGCCCGGGGTGTGGGCCGGGGGATCTCACTCGCCTTCGCGAAGGAGGGCGCCACGGTCGTGATGGCCGAGGTGAACCCCGAGACGGGCCCCGCCACCGAGAAGGAGATCCGCGCGCTCGGGCGCTCGGCGCTCTGGATCGAGTGCGACGTGACGAAGAAGTCCGACGTCGAGGAGACGGTCGACCGCGCGGTTCGCGAGTTCGGCGGGATCGACATCCTGGTGAACTGCGCGACCGGGGCACGCCCCGACACGGCTTTCCGGACCTTCCTCGAGCACACGGACGATCAGGTCGAGCTCCAGCTCGGGGTCGAGGTCTGGGGCGCGTTCTGGTTCATGCAGCGATGTCATCCCCATCTCAAGGCGAGCGGAGACGGTCGGGTCATCAACCTCTGCTCGATGGCCGGGACCGAACGCGTGCCCGGCTTCATGATCTATGCCGCGTCGAAGGAGGCGCTCCGGGCGATGAGCGGGATCGCCGCGAGGGAGTGGGGCGCCGACGGGATCCACGTGAACGTCCTCTGCCCGACCGCCGACACCGAGGCCACGATCCGCTTCCGCGAGGAGAATCCCGAGGCCGCGGAAGAGTCGCTTCGGGGCGTCGCCCTCGGACGCCGAGGAGACTGCGAAGCCGACATCGGACGCGCCGCCGTCTTCCTGGCCGGGCCCGACTCGTCCTTCATGAGCGGGCAGACCGTGCACGTCGATGGCGGCGCGGTGATCCACGCCTGA